A window of Sulfurimonas gotlandica GD1 contains these coding sequences:
- the ilvN gene encoding acetolactate synthase small subunit, with amino-acid sequence MIEASERRVISVIVVNESSVLSRITDLFSARGYNITSLTVAPIPESKYSRLTIVTSGSVRVIEQITKQLHKLIPVLRVYEHADLVEKEMAMIKFPVSENITDINTLCEAYNGKIVNVGENVIIAMVADEPKRVENFLSIIKRYNPKEIVRSGAVALER; translated from the coding sequence ATGATAGAAGCTAGCGAAAGAAGAGTAATTTCTGTTATTGTTGTTAACGAATCAAGCGTTTTATCTCGTATTACTGACCTTTTCTCTGCCAGAGGTTATAATATTACATCTTTAACGGTTGCTCCTATTCCTGAGAGTAAGTATTCAAGATTAACTATTGTAACTTCAGGTTCTGTTAGGGTGATTGAGCAAATAACTAAGCAATTACATAAATTGATTCCAGTTTTGAGAGTTTATGAGCATGCAGATTTAGTTGAAAAAGAGATGGCAATGATTAAGTTCCCAGTATCTGAAAATATTACTGATATAAATACTCTTTGTGAAGCTTATAATGGAAAAATAGTAAATGTTGGTGAAAATGTAATTATTGCAATGGTTGCAGATGAGCCAAAACGTGTAGAGAACTTTTTAAGTATCATTAAAAGATATAACCCTAAAGAGATAGTTAGAAGCGGTGCTGTTGCACTAGAGAGATAA
- the lpxD gene encoding UDP-3-O-(3-hydroxymyristoyl)glucosamine N-acyltransferase, whose translation MTLSSIASVLETGFDSTDIEITGMNALKDATSTEVSFVANSKYIKDIQSTKAAAVIVSASLVEYVPQGCVPLIVENSYWSMAILSKYFAPVIENDELPKAEIGEGTKVSAKAEIANGAKIGKNCTILAHVYIGAEAVVGDNTVIYPNVTIYRDCIVGSDCIIHSNSAIGADGFGFATNNRGEHKKIYQNGNVVIEDDVEIGSNVSVDRAVFGSTLIKKGVRIDNLVQIGHNCEIGEYSVFVAQSGSAGSTKLGRNVVVGGQSAFAGHLEIAPFSTFAARSGVTKNITESGLTFAGFPLMDHKLWLKLQVKIARLLK comes from the coding sequence ATGACTCTTAGTTCTATAGCATCAGTTTTAGAGACAGGATTTGACTCTACTGATATAGAAATAACAGGTATGAATGCATTAAAAGATGCTACTTCTACAGAAGTCTCTTTTGTTGCTAACTCTAAATATATTAAAGATATTCAATCTACCAAAGCAGCTGCTGTAATTGTTTCTGCTTCTTTAGTAGAATATGTACCTCAAGGCTGTGTACCATTAATTGTTGAAAACTCTTACTGGTCTATGGCTATCCTTTCTAAATATTTTGCTCCTGTTATAGAAAATGATGAACTTCCGAAAGCTGAAATAGGCGAGGGAACTAAAGTGTCTGCTAAAGCCGAAATAGCAAATGGTGCAAAAATAGGTAAAAACTGTACAATCTTAGCCCATGTGTATATCGGTGCTGAAGCTGTTGTTGGTGATAACACAGTAATCTATCCAAATGTAACAATCTACAGAGACTGTATAGTTGGCAGTGACTGTATAATACACTCTAACAGTGCTATTGGTGCAGATGGCTTTGGTTTTGCAACAAACAATAGAGGTGAACATAAAAAAATCTACCAAAATGGAAATGTTGTCATAGAAGATGATGTTGAAATTGGTAGTAATGTTAGTGTAGATCGTGCAGTTTTTGGATCTACTCTTATTAAAAAAGGTGTTCGTATAGATAACCTTGTTCAAATTGGACATAATTGTGAAATAGGTGAATACTCAGTATTTGTGGCTCAATCTGGTAGTGCCGGTTCAACTAAACTAGGACGTAATGTCGTAGTTGGTGGACAGTCTGCATTTGCAGGGCATCTTGAAATTGCACCATTTTCTACATTTGCTGCAAGAAGTGGTGTTACAAAGAATATTACTGAGAGCGGCTTAACATTTGCTGGTTTCCCTCTAATGGATCACAAGTT